The following is a genomic window from Verrucomicrobiales bacterium.
ATCGCAGAGCGCGACGATATGACCACCGGCTTTGGCGGTTTCATCGGTGTCCGAGCTGCCCTTGCCCCCGGCTCCGATGGTCGCGACGTTGATTCGACTATTGAGGTTCTGGCCACGCAGGATGGCTGGAAAGGCGATAGCCGCCGCGCCGAGAGTGGCGCTGGCCTGCAGAAAGTGACGTCGGGAAGAACCCATGAGGCGTGAGGTATCGTTGGGGGCTGACATACCCCTATCGCTACGGCGTCGCTGGCGGGTAGACAAGCCAAATTTTGATGGTATTGATGTGGGATGAAACCCGGTAAATTAGTTCGCGCCACTGGAATGCTGTTGATTCTCTGGCTGATGTTGCTCAGTCCGGCAGGGCGCGCTGCCATTCCGGTGGAGGGGGTGGCGGACAAACAGACCTATACCGACTCGGCGTCGTTGAAGGTTCCGGTCGAAGCCGGCTACAGCTACCTAGCCTCGTTGAACGACCAGTCGTTTCCCCTCAACACGAACGTGACGCTCTCCCTGCCCGATTTTTACGAGCTGCGAGTCGAGCGTACGTCCAGCATGGGTTCGGTGGAGGTGCGGATCCTGCGATTCCTCATCGCCGACAGCACACGTGTTGGCACCGAGTGGGGATTGCCGACACATATCCCGAGTCCGTCGATCCCATCGGCTGCGCAGGAGTTTGAAGGGGGGCGCCTGCGACTGCTGATGCCTGCGCGGCTTCCGATGGGGCTGGAACTTCCGATAGTGGCCTGGGTGGAGGACTCGGAGGGCCACGCCCTCCGCGTAAACGGGTTGGTGCGAGGCGACGAGCTTTCCGGACCCTGGCTCCGGCGTGGGGTCGGCTCCGATCTCCTTCTCCTGAGCGGCCCCGCGCGCACCCTCGTGTATCGGGCGCGGGTGGCTGGGCTGGAGGCGACCAACGAAGTGGTTCTGGAAGACTCGGTCGTGTGGCTGCCGGCCAACGGAATTCTCGGAGCCCAGACCGAGTGGACGTCAGGGTCTCGGATTCATGTCACGGGCAACCTGACCGTACCTGCCGGCGGCACCCTGACGATTGGAGCTGGAACTGTGGTGCGTCTGGAACCTTTGGTGGACATTACCAACAATGGCCGGGTGCTTATCCTTGGATCGCGCAGGGAACCGGTGGTTTTCGTTCCCGCAGTGGCGAATAAACCTTGGGGTGGATTTACCATGCGCGCCGGCACCGGCGAGATCGATGGCACGGGGGTCGTTTTCGTGGGGAGTGGAGGCGATCCACATTGGTTTTCCAAGTCCGGAAATCCGGGGAGCCACCGAAAGGAGCAGGCGCTCTTTTTTGTGAACGACGATCAGCGCGTTCGGCTCACCGACTCGGCCGCGATCAGCCTGGCGGGGCAGCTGGGTCACTCGGTGAAGGGCGGCCTGTTCGAATTCAATCACTTTCTGATGCAGCGAGCAACCAGCGGGGGCGAGTTCACGGGCGCTCAGTTTCGCGTGAATGACAGCGCCTTTATCGAATGTCCGAGCGACACTGCCGCCTTTGTGGATGGTGACAACGACGCGCTGTATCTCGTGAGCGGGGATCACGGATTTACCAACACACTTTTCGGCTGGACCAAGGACGATGGCGTCGATTCGGGCGGGAGCGGCGCGGCGAAACTCAGGTATCAGTCCTGCTGGTTTGAGTCCATTTTTCATGAAGGCAACTCGCTGTCGGGCGCCAAGGACGTGATGGCGCGCGATACGGTCTATTTCGACTGTGGTCAGGGATTGGAGGATGGCTATGACGCGCCGATAGGCGTGGCGGACCACTGCTTGTTTTTGGCCAACCAGGTGGGGGTTCGGCACGGCGACAACTATCCGAGCATCGGTCGCTACGACGGTAGGATCACGGCCACAAATTGCCTCATCCTGAACAACCATCGGGACGTGTTTGGTTTCAATTGGCGGAGTTCCGGGTGGACCAACGCAACCGGTCAAATGCTGGTTCAGGACAACTGGCTGACCCGAGCCAACGAGTATTTTCCAGCCAATCGCATTTGGAGCCCGGCGGAGGATGCTAATCGGCTGGCAGTTTTTGGGGCTCGCGAGGTGGTGGGGGCAGGATTCGCCACCCGGGGCTCCATCGCCACCGCGTCTGAACTCCAAGGGGGGCTTCCGGTACGACTCAGCATGGCGTGCTTAAAACCGGTGGTGCTGCGGTATCTTTGGCAGACGGATGACGGCCGCACGATCCCCGGCGTCCTGTCTTTCGCACCGGGAGAGATCCAGGCGAGGTTGCCCATCGCACCCGCTTGGGCGGGCTTTGCCCGAGCGCGGCTGGTTGAGGGCGATCAGGCCGAGATTTCGGGGCGGGATGTTGTGTTCGTGCAGCGGGTGCCTGAGAGGGCTTCCCAGCTGCTGGTTGCACGCGGCTCGGTTTGGAAATACCGCGACAACGCCCAAGACCTTGGTCAGGCCTGGAAGCTATTGTCCTTCTCCGATGAGGACTGGCCTCAGGGGCCGAGTCCGATGGGTTATGGGGATGGTCCGGAAGGCACGATGTTGAAACCTTCCGACTCGGGGCCTGAGCCACGGCCGCTGACTTACTACTTTCGGACTCACTTTGGTGTGACGACTCCGCAAGACATCGGGTCTCTGCGGTTCGCGGTTCGCCGCGATGACGGCGTCGCCGTCTATCTCAACGGAGTTCCGCTCTTTCGCATGAACATGCCTGATCTCCCAGAGCTGAAGTATGGCACGCCGGCATCCGGGAGTGTCACCGATGAAACGAGCTACTTCCCAACGAATGTCAGTAGTTCCTTCTTGGTAGCCGGAGACAACCTGCTCGCTGTGGAGTTGCACCAATCGAGTGCGACCTCGGGAGATGCTCACTTCGATCTCGAATTGGAGGGGCTACCTGTGTCGGCGCCGGTGCGATTGGAATGGGTGGTCTGGGGGAGGGAAGGTTATCTGATGTGGAACCAGGAGTCTGCGGTGCTTAAGGAGTCTGCTTCGTTGCTGGGACCGTGGCTACCTGTGCCGATGGCGGCGCGTCCTTATCGTCTGCCGGAGGATGGCCCCACGAGGTTCTATCGGCTCGAGTAACAGGAGGACGGAGCCGATTGCTTAAAAGGCCATTCCCCAGGGCTGGTGTCGGACTGCCGTGGTGCGTGGGAACATGGCTGATCTTTACTGTTACCTTTTCCCCGGATCGGCGGTTATATATAGACTGCCTATCATGGCTCCCAGTGACATTGATCTCCTGCACGATTACGTCCGAAATAGCTCGGAGTCCTCGTTTCGTGTGCTCGTGGAGCGCCACATCCATATGGTGCATGCCTTGGCTTGGCGTCAGACCGGGGATGCGCACTTGGCGGATGATGTGACCCAAGCTGTGTTCATCGTTCTTGCGGAAAAGGCGGCCACTATCCCACCGGACACCTTGATTCCCGGGTGGCTTTTCCGCGCCACGCGGTTTGCAGTGGCCAATGCACAACGGGCGAAGGTCCGTCGGGAGTATTGGGAAACGAAAGCTGCCGAAATGGCCCCCCCGCATATATTACCCCCTGAGGAGGAGCGCGTCTTGCCGCTCTTGAACGAAGCGCTCGAGCAACTGCCGGAGCGAGATCGGACCGCCATTCTGCTTCGCTTCTTCGAGAGCAAGAGCCATCAGGAGATCGGGCGATCTCTAGGCACTAGCGAGGATGGGGCCAAGATGCGGCTCTCGCGTGCCGTTGAAAAACTTCGCCTCATCTTTCGGAAGCGCGGCGTAGCTATCCCCCTGGCCGCTCTCGTCGGTCTGCTTTCGGCACAGGGAGCCCACGCTGCTCCGGCGAGTTTTGTCGCCACAGCCATCTCCGTAGCTTTTCAAAAGCAGACGACCGTTTCGACTCTTCCTATCGTTCAAGAAACCCTCATGTTTATGGTCCAAAGCAAGACTAAATCTCTGCTCGGAGCGGCGGCGCTCTTTCTGGTGGCGGTCACCGCTTCGCTGGTTATCCCCTTGTTTGCCGCCAAGGCTCCCGCGCCTGCAACCAGCACCGACGGCTCCCCACCGGTAACCCTGCTGTTCCGGGATACTCCCTCGTGGAATCGGACCCCCGACTTTGAGGAGGCCTTGGAAGCCCTGAACATTCCGTTTCATTCCAAAACCTCCGCCGACATGGGAGCCACCGATCTGACCCGTTATCAGACGATCATCATCCCAGGGGCGCAGGGGCGGACCGAATTCTATAAGAACTACCGGCTCCACGCCGCGAAGTTCGACCGATTTGTGACCAACGGTGGTACGCTGGTCCTGGAGTTGAACGGGGCGGAATCTGCCTCCCTCCCCCTCCCGAGGGGGGTGACCATGGTTAGCCACGGAGCGGTGGAGAACACGATCCTGCTTCCCGGACATCCGGTCGTAGAGCCCCTAGGAGGCCGGAAGATTCGCGCGAATTTTGCCAGCCACGGGTATCTTATCAATGTTCCGAAGGAGGCGCAGATCTTGGTGGCGGAGACCGTCGAGGAAAAGGCGGATGCCGGCAGGCCTACGTTTGCAGAATATACCCATGGTGCGGGGCGGGTTTTGGCCGCCTGCCAATGCTTTCATGACCGGGACGGGTCTGGACGGGGACCGGTTATGGAAACCCTCCTGGACTATGCGGTGGAACGTCAGTGGTTCGCTCACAAAGCGCCTACGAAATAGGCAGGCCGTTTCGGCTCACTTGGTCGTTTTTTTGAGTTCGCGTTCCCGCAGCCAGGTGAAGATCACGGGGGTTACGATCAGGATGTGGAGCAGACTGCTAATCATGCCACCAATCACGGGCGTAGCCAGGGGCTTCATGATTTCAGCTCCGGTCTTGGTGCTCCACATAATCGGGAGCAGGCTGGCGACGATGGTGGCGACGGTCATGACTTTTGGACGCAACCGAAGCCGGGCTCCATCCTTGACGGCATCCACCAGGTCCGCACGGCTGAAAAGCGCACCGCGCTCCTTTTGCTTCTTGTGAAGTCGTTCCTCTAGGTAAACGACCATTACCACTCCGGTCTGAATGGCGGTTCCGAAGAGCGCAATGTAGCCGACCCATACCGCGACGCTGAAGTGGTAGCCTAGCCACCATTGGAGGAAGACCCCGCCGGTCAGTGCGAATGGCACCGCCAAGATGACGTGCGCCGCCTCCTTGGCGCTCCCATAAACCATGAACAACAGCACGAAGATGATGAGCAGAACGGCCGGCACGATCAGGGTCAGGGTTTGACGCGCCCGAAGTTGGTGTTCGTATTGGCCGCTGTACTCAATTGTCATGCCTTTGGGAAGGTGCGGAATGATCTCCTTTTCCAATCGAGATTGAACCTCCTGAACGAACCCACCGAGATCTCGCTCCTGCACGTTCGCCTGAACGAAGACCCTCAACCGGCCGTTCTCGCTGGCAATCTCACTGGGTCCTTGAACACGCCGCAGCGAGGCGAGCTGTCCGAGTGGGATCGTTTTGCCTGAGGGCGTTGCCACCAGAATCTGCGCCAAGTTCTCCAGATCCTCCCGCTCCTGACGGTCCAGTCGCACTTGGATGGGGAAGCGTTGGCGACCTTCGAGGGTGGTGGAGACAGTTCTGCCGCCCAATCCTGTTTCCACAATTTCCAGAACATCCTGAACCCGGAGACCATACCGAGCCATGGCGATGCGGTTGGCCTCGATCTCCAGATACGGTTTGCCCTGGACTCGCGATGGCGCAACGCCGACTGCCCCCTGCACCTGCCGCACGATTTGCTCCACCTCATAGGCTTTCTGCTGAAGCGCGTTGAGATCATCACCCAGAATCTTGATGCCGAGCTGGGCCCTGATACCTGTGCTGATCATGAGAATCCGATTTTCGATCGGCTGGAGGAATCCGGGAATATAGCCTGGTAATTCCGTCAGCCTGGCCGTCATTTCCCCGATGAGCTTCTCGCGCGTCATCCCGGGGCGCCATTCGGATTCCGGGCGGAGCATGATGGTCGTCTCGATCATTTCGACCGGAGCTGGATCCGTGGCTGTCTCGGCGCGTCCGAGTTTTCCTGCGACCGAGGCCACTTCCTGGGTGAAGCTGCTGATCACCTGATCCTGCCAGGCCATGATCCTCTTCACCTCTGTGAGCGACGTGCTGGGAAACAGCACCGGCATGAACAGCAGGCTTCCTTCGTTCAGCGTTGGCATGAACTCGGTTCCCATTCCCTTGGTGGCAGCCGCGAGGCGAGTCCATCCCCGATCCTGGAATTGCGTGCGGATCGAGGCAGGGAATCCCAGAGCCAGAACCAGGGCAGCGACCAGAAGAAACATGGCTCCAGCCAGCACCGTTTTTCGGTTTCTCAGCGACCAGTCCAGGGCCGGATCGTAGATCGCCAGCAGAGCCCGCATCAGCCAGTTCCGGTCTTCGGAATGAAATGGCCCACGAACTAGCAGCACGCACAGCACGGGGACAACCGTCACCGCTAGCAGCGTCGACCCAGCCATGGCGAAGGTTTTGGTGAAGGCCAGGGGATGAAACAGCTTTCCCTCCTGGCCGGTAAGCGCAAAGACCGGCACGAAGGCCAGAATGATGATCACCATCGCAAAGAAGATGGGCCGTCCCACCTGTTGGCTGGCTTCCAGCGTGAGCTTGAAATAGTTGGGCTTCGAATCGTCGCCAGCGAGGGCGGCCTGCTTCTCGGCCTCCTCGCAGTGGCGGATGACATTCTCGGTCATGACAATGGCCGCATCCACCAGCACCCCGATCGCGATGGCGATGCCGGAGAGTGACATGATGTTCGAGGTCATTCCGAACTGCCTCATCAGGATAAAGGAGATCAGAATGCTCAGGGGCAGGGGAAAGGTGACGATGAGGATGCTGCGAAAATGGAATAGGAAGAGGATGTGCGCCAAGGTGACGAGGATCGCTTCTTCGGCGAGAGCATGCTTCAGGGTGTCGATCGTTCGCTCGATCAGCTCGCTGCGGTCATAGAATGAACGGATGGTCACTCCGGGCGGCAAGCTGGACCCGATGGAGGCAATCTTCTGTTTCACGCGGCTAATGACCTCCATCGCGTTTTCGCCGGTGCGCATGACCACGATTCCCCCCACCACCTCCCGTCCCCCGACATCCAGGGTTCCGCGGCGAAAGTCGCCGCCTCTCTCGACGGTGGCGACATCCCTCAGATACACAGGGACTCCGTCCTTTTCGAGCAGGACGATGTTTTCCAGGTCGGTCAAGGATTTCACCAGCCCGACCCCGCGGACAACAAACTCCATCCCGTTCTCCTCGATCACTTTCCCACCCACGTTAAGATTGCTCTGCTCAACGGCAGCCATGACCTGCTGGAGCGACACGGAAGCGGCGCGCATGCGGCGACTGGAAACCTCGATTTGGTATTGCTGAACAAAACCTCCGATGCTGCCTACCTCCGCGACTCCGGGAACTGCGTTGAGCTGGTAGCGAATAAACCAGTCCTGCAACGCGCGAAGCTCGCCGAGATCGTAACCTCCGCCCTGAGCCTTGGCGGGATCCACATGCAGGTAGTATTGGTAGATCCAACCCAAGCCCGTGGCGTCCGGACCGAGTTTGGGAATCACCCCCGATGGAAGCGCATCGCCGAGATAGTTCAGTCGCTCGAGCACGCGAGAGCGCGCGAAATAGTTGTCCACTCGATCCTCGAAGATGACGGTGATCAGCGTGAACCCGAACATCGAGTTGGCGCGTACGGTTTTGACGCCCGCCAACCCTTGCAAGTTCACGGAGAGCGGGTAAGTGACCTGGTCCTCGACCTCTTGTGGACTGCGTCCCGGCCAGTCTGCGAAAACGATCACTTGGTTCTCGCTGAGATCGGGAATGGCATCGACGGGAGTTTGGTAGACGCTGCGAACTCCCCATCCAATGAGCACGAGGGTGAAGCACCCTACCAAGAACCGATTCCGCAACGACCATTCGATGAGTCGGTTGATCATGTAGGTTCCTCAGGGTTTGATTTCGGTGCCGCAATCAAGCATCTCGGCTCCGAAGTAGGGATTCCGGATCGGACCTCCTCCTTGAAGCCAGACGCCGGTTTTCGGAGCGCCTGGGAACGCCTTGGCCGTCATGGGACATTGATAAATTTTGAAGGTGCCCAAGCCTGGCTGTCGTTGAGCCGCCTTGGCGAAGTTCGAGGCCGAGCCGCTGAGACGATGGAAAGACTGGCGTGCCGTCGGGAGATCCAGGGCCTGTGGGATCGAGGATTCCCGGGAAACCTCGGAGAGAAGCGGCTTCCAGACCGCTGTGTCGCCGATCGCGGCGAGCAACGCGGTCAGCGACTCCGCGATGCGGGAGCGCTCCTGGTTAAACCGTTCCAGGTCGTCTGCCGCCAAAGATGCCCCCAGATTGGAGAGGGCGGTCAGGAAAGCTTCCGTGGCCTTCGACGCTTCGGTAGTCAGCGCGGCAGTCGGCGGCGCTGTCTCGGTCTTCGCGGGAGCGGCGTTGCCGGCGTTGAGCTGAGCTTGCGAATCCAGAAGCAGATTCCCCATCGTCACCACCCTGTCGCCTTCCTCGAGTCCCTCGAGCACTTCCCAGGCGAGGTCGCCGAGACGCCCCAGACGCACCTTTCGCTGTTGGTACTGTCCGTCACCCCGATCCAAATACACTACCGGCTGGCCATTTGGGTTGAGAACCGCGGTTCGAGGCACGGTCAATACCTCGGGGATCGTGAGGTCCACCACACCTTCCGCGTAGAGCCTGTGCAACAGCTCTCTTCGCTTCCGTCC
Proteins encoded in this region:
- a CDS encoding sigma-70 family RNA polymerase sigma factor; this translates as MAPSDIDLLHDYVRNSSESSFRVLVERHIHMVHALAWRQTGDAHLADDVTQAVFIVLAEKAATIPPDTLIPGWLFRATRFAVANAQRAKVRREYWETKAAEMAPPHILPPEEERVLPLLNEALEQLPERDRTAILLRFFESKSHQEIGRSLGTSEDGAKMRLSRAVEKLRLIFRKRGVAIPLAALVGLLSAQGAHAAPASFVATAISVAFQKQTTVSTLPIVQETLMFMVQSKTKSLLGAAALFLVAVTASLVIPLFAAKAPAPATSTDGSPPVTLLFRDTPSWNRTPDFEEALEALNIPFHSKTSADMGATDLTRYQTIIIPGAQGRTEFYKNYRLHAAKFDRFVTNGGTLVLELNGAESASLPLPRGVTMVSHGAVENTILLPGHPVVEPLGGRKIRANFASHGYLINVPKEAQILVAETVEEKADAGRPTFAEYTHGAGRVLAACQCFHDRDGSGRGPVMETLLDYAVERQWFAHKAPTK
- a CDS encoding efflux RND transporter permease subunit, which encodes MINRLIEWSLRNRFLVGCFTLVLIGWGVRSVYQTPVDAIPDLSENQVIVFADWPGRSPQEVEDQVTYPLSVNLQGLAGVKTVRANSMFGFTLITVIFEDRVDNYFARSRVLERLNYLGDALPSGVIPKLGPDATGLGWIYQYYLHVDPAKAQGGGYDLGELRALQDWFIRYQLNAVPGVAEVGSIGGFVQQYQIEVSSRRMRAASVSLQQVMAAVEQSNLNVGGKVIEENGMEFVVRGVGLVKSLTDLENIVLLEKDGVPVYLRDVATVERGGDFRRGTLDVGGREVVGGIVVMRTGENAMEVISRVKQKIASIGSSLPPGVTIRSFYDRSELIERTIDTLKHALAEEAILVTLAHILFLFHFRSILIVTFPLPLSILISFILMRQFGMTSNIMSLSGIAIAIGVLVDAAIVMTENVIRHCEEAEKQAALAGDDSKPNYFKLTLEASQQVGRPIFFAMVIIILAFVPVFALTGQEGKLFHPLAFTKTFAMAGSTLLAVTVVPVLCVLLVRGPFHSEDRNWLMRALLAIYDPALDWSLRNRKTVLAGAMFLLVAALVLALGFPASIRTQFQDRGWTRLAAATKGMGTEFMPTLNEGSLLFMPVLFPSTSLTEVKRIMAWQDQVISSFTQEVASVAGKLGRAETATDPAPVEMIETTIMLRPESEWRPGMTREKLIGEMTARLTELPGYIPGFLQPIENRILMISTGIRAQLGIKILGDDLNALQQKAYEVEQIVRQVQGAVGVAPSRVQGKPYLEIEANRIAMARYGLRVQDVLEIVETGLGGRTVSTTLEGRQRFPIQVRLDRQEREDLENLAQILVATPSGKTIPLGQLASLRRVQGPSEIASENGRLRVFVQANVQERDLGGFVQEVQSRLEKEIIPHLPKGMTIEYSGQYEHQLRARQTLTLIVPAVLLIIFVLLFMVYGSAKEAAHVILAVPFALTGGVFLQWWLGYHFSVAVWVGYIALFGTAIQTGVVMVVYLEERLHKKQKERGALFSRADLVDAVKDGARLRLRPKVMTVATIVASLLPIMWSTKTGAEIMKPLATPVIGGMISSLLHILIVTPVIFTWLRERELKKTTK